The window agactctTAAATCTCACACagtcccactgcctgcagtgctcagggacacccacagctccaccagtgctcacagccccgcCCCCTGACCGTGGGtatctgcagggatggggcaccaccaccccTCTGTGCACCCTGGTTGCGAATAGCTTTCATATTTCCCACCGCGGTTTCCCCGAGGACTTCCCCGAGAAGCGGCCCCGCCGCAGCGCCGTCCCAGGACGCACCTCAGCCTCCCCCTGCGCCCGCTTCCCCCACCAGATGGGATTGGTGTCGATGACGATGACCAGCAGGCTCAGCTCCTCGTCTGCAAAACAGACAGGGGGTCACTGCAGGAGGCCGCGCCCGAAGCCGCTGGGCTGGGATCGGCTCGGCTCGGTTCGGCTCGGCTCGGCCCGACCCATCCCCGCTCCCGGATCCCTCCACCAGCGCTGCTCACCCGCGCCCATCCCGCNNNNNNNNNNNNNNNNNNNNNNNNNNNNNNNNNNNNNNNNNNNNNNNNNNNNNNNNNNNNNNNNNNNNNNNNNNNNNNNNNNNNNNNNNNNNNNNNNNNNCGGCCGGACCCGAAGCGGGGAGGCCCGGCCCTGACCGCGCCGCTCTGTCCGCCCCCCAGGAGAGACCATCCAGGGCCTGCGGAGCAGCCTGCGCGATGCCATCGATACGCTGTCGCGAGTGGACTCGTCGGTGGCCGTCAACTCCGGCGGGGAGCTCTTCCTGCGCTTCATCAGCCTCACCTCGCTGGAGTACTCGGTAAGGCGCGGGCTCCCGCCGAGCCCCGTGCTGTGGGGCCGGCCGGCTGCTTCAGCACTCGCCGTCCTTTCCAGGACTACTCCAAGTGCAAAGAAATCATGATCGAGCGCGGGGAGATCTTCCTCAGGAAGGTGTCTCTCTCGAGGAACAAAATCGCCAAGCTGTGCCATCCGTTCATCAGAGATGGAGCCGTAAGTAGGCCGGGGCGGCTGCCTGCGCTgctgggaaggcagaggaggagggggTGAAGCTCACTGACATTCATGGCAGCAGTGGCGGAGGGGACAACGTTATTATCCCTGTGCACTCACAGAAGCCGTGGCTTTATTTCGTAAGGGCTCGTCTCCTCCCCTCCTGTTTCCATGCAATGCGTTGTGCTGTGCTCCACCTGTGCTGAGACGTTTAATTTAATGCACTGAATTGCTGTCCTTTGGTAGCGTCAGGGCTGCCACATCAAGCCCATCTCTCACAGTGATTTCCTCTCCTACAATCTCTAGAATACAAGCAacatcatagaattatagaatcatttcagttggaagagactctTAAATCTCATATAGTCCAACTACCTGCAATACCCACAGccccatcagtgctcacagccccgttCCCTGACCGTggctggctgcagggatggggcaccaccacctctctggacaccttgtgccagtgcttcactaccttTATCATAActaactttttctttatatccatcTAAACTatccctcttttagtttgagaCCATAACATCATATGTTAGATATTAATTAACATTGACAGAAGCGAAGTAAAAACCCTGACACCTCTAACTGCAATAAATGTATTAAAGCTCAGCAAGAagtaatattttatctttttttgacAGAGGATATTGACACATTCCTACTCAAGAGTGGTCCTCAGGGTGCTAGAAGCAGCTGTTGAGTCAAAGAAGCGATTCAATGTTTATGTTACTGAATCTCAGCCAGACCAAGCAGGGCAAGTATTCATTAACTTGTGCTTGATCTTGGTTAAGAGGATAAGCTATAGCCAGCATCAAATCTGTCGTAACTTAAAAGCTGCTAGCCTTGTAGGAACATAGGTCATCATAGGTTTCATTCTTTCAGACATTATTTTTCTAGCATCATCTTTAAAGAAAGACTACTAAGCTTCATGTTCGTTTTTTAATAGGCAAAAAATGGCAAAGGCCCTGAGGAAACTGAACATTCCTGTGACTGTGATACTGGATGCTGCAGCTGGGTAAGCTTGATCATTGAATCTTAATGTTGTTCATCCCAACTTTATTTTAACACTGTTACATTTAAGTTCCATAGAAGATTGTTCTAAATACAGAAATTGTTACTTAGTTTGTCATAGTCATCAAACAAGCTAAGCAAGTTACACCTTTAGGTGCATGATTAACCAAATACGCCTGCTGCAAAGCTTGTTCTTTGATGTTTGCCTATTAGGTCTGACTCCATCAACCTAAGTGTAGGACTTGGGGATATGTGGAGAAGGAGCTGCTGTACTAAAGAAAGCTACTTTGATTTTTCTACTTTATAcatgttgtgtttgtttgtttttaagctaaACTACAGCATATTTTGTCATGCAGTGACTACAATTGATGAATTTCTCCCATCACTTACACAGTTGTCAAGGTCAGATATGGCTTGTACCATTCTTGCTGAGCAAGCAGGTGAAAACTCATTCCAAGGGTGTCTAACAACACAGCCTTACTTGGCTAACAGTAGCTAAAACTACTTTAGAAAAGTGAGAGACTGTTTGAGTTCCTTATCTCTGTTCAGTGAGTCATATTATTTGCTAagacttggatttttttcccctccttcaaCAGCTATATTATGGAGAAAGTGGACCTGGTTTTAGTTGGCGCTGAAGGTGTAGTTGAAAGTGGAGGCATAATTAACAAGGTAAAAAGAATGCATTACATCAGTCTGTAAACTCTATTGAAATTTTCTTAGATATCAATCAGTGAAAGTCTGTTATTATTGGAAATGTGGCAATATTAAGTCATACTAGCACTAAATCTGCATGTTATTTTTTGTGTCTCCACAGATTGGCACTAATCAGATTGCTGTGTGTGCCAAAGCTCAGAATAAGCCATTTTATGTGGTAGCAGAAAGTTTCAAGTTTGTAAGACTTTTCCCTCTCAACCAACAGGATGTCCCAGATAAGTTTAAGGTAAGAGAAATACAGGTTGCTTTCTGGCAAACTAAGATCCACTTACGTGTCTGTGAGTAATTTTCTTCTAAGCACATCTTCATTTGGATCTCTCTACTGTAGTTAACTTGACACAGTACAGAGTTGCTCCACGTTCAAGTCAAATGTCCAACATCCACATTTTGTCCTAATACTTTCATTGAGTTACTAAAGCAGTTCCTTTGGGGCACAGCAGTAGCTGCAGGCAAGAAACAGCTACATCAAGACGCTTCAGAACTATAAGTTGTATGGTGGATAGAAGGTAAAACACTTGAGACCAAGGTGGCAGTGTGTGCCTCATTTTAAAGCAGTTGAGCAGATATTTGTGGTAAAATGGAAGGAAGTCAAGATTATAGTACTGCCCCTGCCCTAGAGAGGTTTTAGCTCACAGCTGTGTAATAATTAATGGTCTCATTTCCTTCTAGTACAAAGCAGACACTCTGAAAACAAGTCCGAATCTAACAGAGGAACATCCCTGGATTGACTACACATCACCATCACTTATTACGTTACTGTTTACAGACCTTGGTGTATTAACTCCATCAGCTGTCAGTGATGAACTCATTAAACTGTATCTGTAACTTGATGGACATGCTGTGCCATGTACCATCTTCGATGACTGTCACAGCTGGAAGAGGCTGGGAGGTGATACAAGTGGGGTGGACATGGTAAGGAGACAGCATTACAAGGTTTCATGTCATTATTGGCCTTCTTCAGCCTAAGGCATTACCTGTGGATGGATCActgtttagaaatgaaaaatccaaGTTGCTACAACTTCTGAATACCTTAAATGAATTATCTGAAAGATGGGTCAAGTACTTTAGTATTGTAAAATAAAGTAACTAATGGTGTGTGCAGCCTCATTCAGAGCTATGCTGTCACTCACTGATCTGTGAACAAAAAGCCCTGAAATAAATGCTCCAAAAGAAAGCTGTAGCTCCAGCCAAATCATACATGGGCAGTGCTCTTAGCTTTGTTCTTATCTCTGCTTATGGAAACCAGGTTTCtttatgaagaaattaaatctgTTCTATTCTCTGCATCATTATTTtgttataaaaatacagttttattgAAACAAGGAGTATCTTAATGTAAAAGTCCACTTAGAATAAACATCAACCTTCAGTCTCGGCAGCAGCTTCTTTGAATTTACTCTGGCTACCTGTTAATCTCTTCTCAAATTCTTCTTCActaattttccccttttttaatcttttcaaaaGTCTCGTGTCATTCAGCAGCTCTTCCATGTCCTCATCTTCCATATCAGAGCCCTGTTAGCCATTGAAGTACAACAGATTACACACAGCACCAAAAGGCTTCATTTCTACATGGCTGAACACAACAGAATTTTACCACCTAGATTTTGCCAGCAGCATCCAAGCAGGAAATTATACTCAATTTCTACAACCAATCTATCAAATTAACTTGCTAagatacaaaaaagaaaagcaacaacaaataAGAACTGTGCAGTGAAGTACTGCTATATCCCTTACAATCCATGCAGCCTATCAGCCTATGCTGGCAGCAATTCACCATCAACTGAGTGATGAGAAATTGtttcagctttaaaaagctttttttaatgctttgccTGTCAAAGACCTAGAAGGTTTATTTTCAATAAGTAATTCCGCAGTGCATCTCGCTCCTGTCACACTAAAATCCCATTGCTCTGCCTTTTGGAAGTACACACCTATGCTAAAGCAATGACATGCAGTTTAATAAAATGGGTTTACCTCTTCACGCTTCCTTTTAGctgttattttcctcttcttctcccTTTTGGCTTTCTGCTTTGACCAGGATTTGTTttttatgaatttcttttttgctccattttcctgtctttcctttctttgttgttctagttgcttttgtctctgtttttctctatttttatccTTAAATGGAATGGAGTCTGTATTAACAGTGACTGGAGTAAAGtctggaaaacattttcctcttaGCTCAGGCATCTTTGGCATTTTTAACAAGGCAAAACCTCTAGCAAGACTAGCAAAGTCCAGATCTGTTAAGATAAAGATTATAAAGTCAGTTTCCTGTTGGATAAAGAGTTAACTTACAaagtcacaggaaaaaaagattatcctgaaatttgtatttaataGCAGTAACAATATTAGGTCACATTTATGCTCAGGTTTGTTTCAGTCAGACTTGCTAATTAAAcgttttctctgaaaatgatgAGAAATTGCTTAAGCAAGTAAGAATTCTGTCACAACTGGATACTGCAGAAAGTATCTTTGAGAACAGAAATGGGTGGTTGTAGCTTCTGGATAATATTCATGGGTTTTTTTGCCAAACCAAATATTGCCGtctggagaacagaaaaagatccccagctcctgctgggaATTACCTTTTATTCGGAAGATCAGATTGCATTCGTGTTTGGCATAAGCCTGGATGTAAGAGACAAATGCTTTCATCCCTTTCTCAAACACGGCCCTGTCAGCGAGAGCCATAGACTTCAGTTTTGGAAGAAGATCTAACACGTTTCCCTGTGGTTTCATTTCCTGCATGGGacactgaaaaccaaaaaagaaatacaaaaagaaaggcaaagttCAGCTGAATGATTTGAAATGTGCTATGAGACTTCAAACATATTTCTTCTCCAGTTAATCTTCAGTACGTTTTCAGCACCTTTCCCTGTCTTTTACCAGGCCGTTTTATGTACTCAGTAAATGACACAGGGAGCAATCACATTCTAACAGTTGAATCTGGTGATTAATaagcagctcttctctttttttaattatgcacGTCTGCTAAAACTTTATCAATGCATATGATCTTAAGCCCAATGAATTCTGACTTCAAAATGCCTGTCATTAAACTTCTGATGAGCGTCTGCTCCCTTGTCCTTTTCTGCCTAGGCTTAGAATAAAACTCTACTGACCTTTTGATTGATTGAGAGAAAGTTAATATAAGATTCTTCCATGGGAAGCAAAAATACAAGTGCACTGCCAACATTTCCAATCCGTGCTGTTCGACCACAGCGATGCACAAAggcactgaaataaaacagggaTCATTCAAGGAGATGCTTTGTCTGACTTAAAAGCATTAGCGAGCAAAAGGGCAAATCTGACAGAATGGAAAACTTGGAGGTCTCCATATTTTCAAACTAAACTAATAACTTTAGCTACAGGAAAATTACGAGAATAGAAGTAAAAATACCTGGAAAAAGCTCCCCTCACATGAACTCTCAACATACTACCCTTAAAtagctctgctctctgcactCATTCACACACCTCAGCTTGTGACATCTCTACTCTCACACAACCCTTAGAACAGAAGCCTCTTTGCACAAGTGCAGGTGGCAACCACCTATTTCACTTCTGCACGCTAGGCCTACAAAACCAATTGACTTCATTCACATCAGTTACGATAAAAGTTGCCACCTTCTTGTTGGCAGGCCGCTCAGACTTCAGGCAACAAGTAAATGCCTTTTCCACAGTTGTGTGTTCTCAATTTATATCTGAACAGTAGAGTAGCACAAGCACAAGTTGGTAAATCTGAAGTTGTACCTTGCACTGCTAGGTGGGTCATACTGTAAAACCCAGTGTACTTCTGGGATGTCTATGCCACGGGCCATCACGTCAGTGCAAACTAAAATCCCactaggaagaagaaaagaaacattttttcactAACTGTCATTTAAGAAAAGCACACTGTAGACACAATTAAATCTCTCTTACTGCTTCTACTTTTGCCTAGAGTAACTTGCTTGGCTCTTACCCTGGGAGCTTTCGAAACTCAGTAAAAATCTTGTTACGCTTGTGTTTCATTTTCCCATGAATGCACATTATTTTCACTTGTTTAATTAAGGATTCCAGAGCCTTCCCATAGTATTCCACACAGGCACACGTGCTGTTGTGATGAagacagaaaagtaaaagattATGCTGCATATTTAANNNNNNNNNNNNNNNNNNNNNNNNNNNNNNNNNNNNNNNNNNNNNNNNNNNNNNNNNNNNNNNNNNNNNNNNNNNNNNNNNNNNNNNNNNNNNNNNNNNNNNNNNNNNNNNNNNNNNNNNNNNNNNNNNNNNNNNNNNNNNNNNNNNNNNNNNNNNNNNNNNNNNNNNNNNNNNNNNNNNNNNNNNNNNNNNNNNNNNNNNNNNNNNNNNNNNNNNNNNNNNNNNNNNNNNNNNNNNNNNNNNNNNNNNNNNNNNNNNNNNNNNNNNNNNNNNNNNNNNNNNNNNNNNNNNNNNNNNNNNNNNNNNNNNNNNNNNNNNNNNNNNNNNNNNNNNNNNNNNNNNNNNNNNNNNNNNNNNNNNNNNNNNNNNNNNNNNNNNNNNNNNNNNNNNNNNNNNNNNNNNNNNNNNNNNNNNNNNNNNNNNNNNNNNNNNNNNNNNNNNNNNNNNNNNNNNNNNNNNNNNNNNNNNNNNNNNNNNNNNNNNNNNNNNNNNNNNNNNNNNNNNNNNNNNNNNNNNNNNNNNNNNNNNNNNNNNNNNNNNNNNNNNNNNNNNNNNNNNNNNNNNNNNNNNNNNNNNNNNNNNNNNNNNNNNNNNNNNNNNNNNNNNNNNNNNNNNNNNNNNNNNNNNNNNNNNNNNNNNNNNNNNNNNNNNNNNNNNNNNNNNNNNNNNNNNNNNNNNNNNNNNNNNNNNNNNNNNNNNNNNNNNNNNNNNNNNNNNNNNNNNNNNNNNNNNNNNNNNNNNNNNNNNNNNNNNNNNNNNNNNNNNNNNNNNNNNNNNNNNNNNNNNNNNNNNNNNNNNNNNNNNNNNNNNNNNNNNNNNNNNNNNNNNNNNNNNNNNNNNNNNNNNNNNNNNNNNNNNNNNNNNNNNNNNNNNNNNNNNNNNNNNNNNNNNNNNNNNNNNNNNNNNNNNNNNNNNNNNNNNNNNNNNNNNNNNNNNNNNNNNNNNNNNNNNNNNNNNNNNNNNNNNNNNNNNNNNNNNNNNNNNNNNNNNNNNNNNNNNNNNNNNNNNNNNNNNNNNNNNNNNNNNNNNNNNNNNNNNNNNNNNNNNNNNNNNNNNNNNNNNNNNNNNNNNNNNNNNNNNNNNNNNNNNNNNNNNNNNNNNNNNNNNNNNNNNNNNNNNNNNNNNNNNNNNNNNNNNNNNNNNNNNNNNNNNNNNNNNNNNNNNNNNNNNNNNNNNNNNNNNNNNNNNNNNNNNNNNNNNNNNNNNNNNNNNNNNNNNNNNNNNNNNNNNNNNNNNNNNNNNNNNNNNNNNNNNNNNNNNNNNNNNNNNNNNNNNNNNNNNNNNNNNNNNNNNNNNNNNNNNNNNNNNNNNNNNNNNNNNNNNNNNNNNNNNNNNNNNNNNNNNNNNNNNNNNNNNNNNNNNNNNNNNNNNNNNNNNNNNNNNNNNNNNNNNNNNNNNNNNNNNNNNNNNNNNNNNNNNNNNNNNNNNNNNNNNNNNNNNNNNNNNNNNNNNNNNNNNNNNNNNNNNNNNNNNNNNNNNNNNNNNNNNNNNNNNNNNNNNNNNNNNNNNNNNNNNNNNNNNNNNNNNNNNNNNNNNNNNNNNNNNNNNNNNNNNNNNNNNNNNNNNNNNNNNNNNNNNNNNNNNNNNNNNNNNNNNNNNNNNNNNNNNNNNNNNNNNNNNNNNNNNNNNNNNNNNNNNNNNNNNNNNNNNNNNNNNNNNNNNNNNNNNNNNNNNNNNNNNNNNNNNNNNNNNNNNNNNNNNNNNNNNNNNNNNNNNNNNNNNNNNNNNNNNNNNNNNNNNNNNNNNNNNNNNNNNNNNNNNNNNNNNNNNNNNNNNNNNNNNNNNNNNNNNNNNNNNNNNNNNNNNNNNNNNNNNNNNNNNNNNNNNNNNNNNNNNNNNNNNNNNNNNNNNNNNNNNNNNNNNNNNNNNNNNNNNNNNNNNNNNNNNNNNNNNNNNNNNNNNNNNNNNNNNNNNNNNNNNNNNNNNNNNNNNNNNNNNNNNNNNNNNNNNNNNNNNNNNNNNNNNNNNNNNNNNNNNNNNNNNNNNNNNNNNNNNNNNNNNNNNNNNNNNNNNNNNNNNNNNNNNNNNNNNNNNNNNNNNNNNNNNNNNNNNNNNNNNNNNNNNNNNNNNNNNNNNNNNNNNNNNNNNNNNNNNNNNNNNNNNNNNNNNNNNNNNNNNNNNNNNNNNNNNNNNNNNNNNNNNNNNNNNNNNNNNNNNNNNNNNNNNNNNNNNNNNNNNNNNNNNNNNNNNNNNNNNNNNNNNNNNNNNNNNNNNNNNNNNNNNNNNNNNNNNNNNNNNNNNNNNNNNNNNNNNNNNNNNNNNNNNNNNNNNNNNNNNNNNNNNNNNNNNNNNNNNNNNNNNNNNNNNNNNNNNNNNNNNNNNNNNNNNNNNNNNNNNNNNNNNNNNNNNNNNNNNNNNNNNNNNNNNNNNNNNNNNNNNNNNNNNNNNNNNNNNNNNNNNNNNNNNNNNNNNNNNNNNNNNNNNNNNNNNNNNNNNNNNNNNNNNNNNNNNNNNNNNNNNNNNNNNNNNNNNNNNNNNNNNNNNNNNNNNNNNNNNNNNNNNNNNNNNNNNNNNNNNNNNNNNNNNNNNNNNNNNNNNAAACCCAGTGTACTTCTGGGATGTCTATGCCACGGGCCATCACGTCAGTGCAAACTAAAATCCCactaggaagaagaaaagaaacattttttcactAACTGTCATTTAAGAAAAGCACACTGTAGACACAATTAAATCTCTCTTACTGCTTCTACTTTTGCCTAGAGTAACTTGCTTGGCTCTTACCCTGGGAGCTTTCGAAACTCAGTAAAAATCTTGTTACGCTTGTGCTTCATTTTCCCATGAATGCACATTATTTTCACTTGTTTAATTAAGGATTCCAGAGCCTTCCCATAGTATTCCACACAGGCACACGTGCTGTTGTGATGAagacagaaaagtaaaagattATGCTGCATATTTAATCTGCAGCCAAGTCAGAACAGTCTGAGCCCTTTCAAAAATACCCActtgtctgtttttatttaaaatacgTACATCACTCTTATGATTAACACATCATCTATAATCTTCatataaaataaagattttataaCCTTTAAAGTTCACGTTAACAGAATCCTGACATGAAGCAATGATCAATTTCCTTCTATCCTCTTTCCATAAGACAGCTATTAAAATGAACCACATTTAAAATAGCCGTGTCCTTATCAACACAGGGCAGCTTTGGAATTTAAGTAATAAAACTCCTTGTTTTCACAATGAAACACTAACACAGAATTACCTGAAAAAGACCAGATGTTTTTCCTGCTTGTGCTGTCGAAGAAAATGCACCAACTGATTAaatttttcatctgctttgcaTATCTacacaatgcaaaaaaaaaaaaaaaaaaaacaataagtAAGAAAATGGACTTGATACAAACTGATCTGCCAGTTTCCTTTCATTACACACTGATGTTTGGTCAGGGAGGCACAGCAGTGCAGCGGTTTGGGTCCTGGCCagccaaataaaacaaacagctaAACTCATAGAGCGCTAAGAATTAAGGGCATTTCTCCTCAACGTTGTTGCCAATCTTTAGATAACTTGCAAGAGTTTTACATCTTCGATACTTCTGGTTCTTCTGTTAAACTGTCCGTAATTGGCCATGACTTAAAAACTTGCTGATGGAAtcagagaaaagggagaaaaaatgccAACTACCACAAAGCACGGAGTTCATACCATGTAATAGTTCTCCAGGCGGGTTGGAGTTTTCTGTGTGTTGGTTGCTGCCACTCCCTTCTCTTTCACCGAGATGCGGACAGGATTCCGGAGCCCTGCTCTCACCAGGTTCTCCACCTCTTGAGTCTGAGTGGCTGAGAACAGACCCGTCCGCCTCTGCTTGGGTAAAAAGGCCAGAATGGCATTTAAACTGCAAgtaaaaacatgcaaaacatAAATGCGCCAAGATTTCCCTCAGGAATAAGTTTAATCACTGGAAGTATGAGCTTATagacaaaacagtttttattaCTAGATGTCAAGCATCTTCTGTTTGAGAATTTATCAGAACATTGCAAGAAAGACATCTGTGCTTAACTGTTACAGCATTTTAAGCCAATACTGATGTTTAAATGATGACATGCTAATATgcatcagaaaaaagaaatcttaagCTTTGCGTTCATCAAGCACTCCTGATTCCTTTCCCTTTACAGCAATTGCTTTATGCAGGCTACAGAGCAAAGAGAGGCCAAAGTGCTGATTTATGATAAATGATGAATTCATTTAAAACTTCAGATGCATAATGAAAGCttcttatttaaatattaaatacctTGATTCAAAGCCCATATCGAGAAGCCTGTCAGCTTCATCCAATACCAACACATCGAGAGACTTCACACAGCTCGCTAGATCCAGcccatctgcttttcttctgaacagaTCCTCCAGCCGACCTGGTGTAGCTACAATGATGTTCCCCCTGTTTGCAACAGACACAGCAATTTTGTAACCACACAAGGTAAGGCCTTTAGTGGAGTTGCTAACAATGACCACAGCACAAACCTGCACtcaaaatgaatgcattcatcaacagaaaaatttcagcaTGCTACTTTCAAGTGTATTTATATTCCAGGGCCTTTCAGACCGCATGTTGATGGGAGGAAAAAGCCCTTGTGTACAGGCTCACCATTTGTGGTAATAACAGTTTAGAAGATAATTAATGACTATTGAAAGCAACTATCAGctagaagaaatatttcatgcttCTGTGCAAAAGCCAGAGGCAAATAAAATGGCTTCAAAGTTTCCCCATGAGTATCAGCACTGAATCGTTCCAATTATTCAGCACAGACTCAACCACACTAGAGTCCACTGCTGGCAGAAAATTTACAAGAAGGAATTGAAATATTCAGCCTTCAACTCGCCATGCAGTACATTG of the Meleagris gallopavo isolate NT-WF06-2002-E0010 breed Aviagen turkey brand Nicholas breeding stock chromosome 17, Turkey_5.1, whole genome shotgun sequence genome contains:
- the DDX55 gene encoding ATP-dependent RNA helicase DDX55 isoform X1, whose translation is MRCFSFFFPQSATIPLFMSNKDVAAEAVTGSGKTLAFVIPILEILLRREEKLKKMQVGAIIITPTRELAIQIDEVLTHFTKHFPRFSQILLIGGRNPMEDVEKFKEHGGNIIVATPGRLEDLFRRKADGLDLASCVKSLDVLVLDEADRLLDMGFESSLNAILAFLPKQRRTGLFSATQTQEVENLVRAGLRNPVRISVKEKGVAATNTQKTPTRLENYYMICKADEKFNQLVHFLRQHKQEKHLVFFSTCACVEYYGKALESLIKQVKIMCIHGKMKHKRNKIFTEFRKLPGGILVCTDVMARGIDIPEVHWVLQYDPPSSASAFVHRCGRTARIGNVGSALVFLLPMEESYINFLSINQKCPMQEMKPQGNVLDLLPKLKSMALADRAVFEKGMKAFVSYIQAYAKHECNLIFRIKDLDFASLARGFALLKMPKMPELRGKCFPDFTPVTVNTDSIPFKDKNREKQRQKQLEQQRKERQENGAKKKFIKNKSWSKQKAKREKKRKITAKRKREEGSDMEDEDMEELLNDTRLLKRLKKGKISEEEFEKRLTGSQSKFKEAAAETEG
- the EIF2B1 gene encoding translation initiation factor eIF-2B subunit alpha, with the protein product PRRSVRPPGETIQGLRSSLRDAIDTLSRVDSSVAVNSGGELFLRFISLTSLEYSDYSKCKEIMIERGEIFLRKVSLSRNKIAKLCHPFIRDGARILTHSYSRVVLRVLEAAVESKKRFNVYVTESQPDQAGQKMAKALRKLNIPVTVILDAAAGYIMEKVDLVLVGAEGVVESGGIINKIGTNQIAVCAKAQNKPFYVVAESFKFVRLFPLNQQDVPDKFKYKADTLKTSPNLTEEHPWIDYTSPSLITLLFTDLGVLTPSAVSDELIKLYL
- the DDX55 gene encoding ATP-dependent RNA helicase DDX55 isoform X2, translating into MRCFSFFFPQSATIPLFMSNKDVAAEAVTGSGKTLAFVIPILEILLRREEKLKKMQVGAIIITPTRELAIQIDEVLTHFTKHFPRFSQILLIGGRNPMEDVEKFKEHGGNIIVATPGRLEDLFRRKADGLDLASCVKSLDVLVLDEADRLLDMGFESSLNAILAFLPKQRRTGLFSATQTQEVENLVRAGLRNPVRISVKEKGVAATNTQKTPTRLENYYMICKADEKFNQLVHFLRQHKQEKHLVFFSTCACVEYYGKALESLIKQVKIMCIHGKMKHKRNKIFTEFRKLPGGILVCTDVMARGIDIPEVHWVLQYDPPSSASAFVHRCGRTARIGNVGSALVFLLPMEESYINFLSINQKCPMQEMKPQGNVLDLLPKLKSMALADRAVFEKGMKAFVSYIQAYAKHECNLIFRIKDLDFASLARGFALLKMPKMPELRGKCFPDFTPVTVNTDSIPFKDKNREKQRQKQLEQQRKERQENGAKKKFIKNKSWSKQKAKREKKRKITAKRKREEGSDMEDEDMEELLNDTRLLKRLKKGKISEEEFEKRLTGSQSKFKEAAAETEG